One Elaeis guineensis isolate ETL-2024a chromosome 10, EG11, whole genome shotgun sequence genomic window carries:
- the LOC105050546 gene encoding protein OCTOPUS, giving the protein MSLEVQTTHHQLPPPPHRLPASSCPLHPDEHVTGFCASCLRERLAGLDTSSASGRKSASSAFKSLFFKAPATSGGGGGAQRTSSNATSSSFSRPELRRCKSFSCGRGDGLSGPRISAFEPQRRSCDVRVRNTLWSLFHQDDKERDKHGVREPSAASAGEIEAECGNLGFPLPSSVAAPVLESREEDEEEKEDKDNVEEIRVVDPALVVGTSGEIEGGEREEVEEAELKPMKDHIDLDSAQAKKPPSKDLKEFAGSFWLAASVFSKKLQKWRRKQKFKKQGGDKAAAMPPEKPPKSSRGFRDTQSEIAVDAFGRRSCDTDPRFSLDAGRLSLDDPGISWDEPRASWDGYLIGGRSMFPRLLPMISVVEDAPAPAPAPAPAPAPAPAPAPAVQRSDGQIPVEEDAVIPGGSTQTRDYYSDTSSRRRRSFERSNSVQKPVVEISEPKPASNAKVSPAGGAEFFPFHAGSFLDRDLRDLSSNSLRDDRSESFESAYIDSCKGSSAKKSRRWSKAWNIWGFIHRRSSSRGGARVVERSFSESWPELRGWGYNGKILRSNSSVSSRSSFNGNGGFGSMRRSSVETNGHQKKRREEFLLERNRSARYSPSHFDNGLLRFYLPPIQSNRRNGRSAKERHMISHSFTRSMLRLH; this is encoded by the coding sequence ATGAGTCTCGAAGTCCAGACGACTCACCACCAACTCCCACCGCCTCCTCACCGCCTCCCGGCCTCCTCCTGCCCCCTCCATCCCGACGAACACGTCACCGGCTTCTGCGCCTCCTGCCTCCGCGAGCGCCTCGCCGGCCTCGATACCTCCTCCGCTTCCGGCCGGAAGTCCGCTTCCTCCGCCTTCAAATCCCTCTTCTTTAAGGCCCCCGCCACCtccggtggaggaggaggagcgcaGCGCACTTCCTCCAACGCCACCTCCTCGTCATTCTCGCGCCCGGAGCTCCGCCGCTGCAAGTCGTTCTCCTGCGGCCGCGGCGACGGTCTCTCGGGTCCCCGCATCTCCGCCTTCGAGCCTCAGCGCAGGTCCTGCGACGTCCGCGTTCGCAACACCCTCTGGTCCCTCTTCCACCAGGACGACAAGGAGAGAGACAAGCACGGAGTCCGGGAACCCTCTGCTGCCTCTGCCGGAGAGATCGAGGCCGAGTGCGGGAATCTAGGGTTCCCTCTTCCCTCCTCCGTCGCCGCTCCGGTCCTGGAGAGTCGCGAAGAGgacgaggaggagaaggaggataAAGACAATGTGGAGGAAATCAGGGTCGTGGATCCCGCCCTGGTGGTCGGAACGTCTGGGGAGATCGAGGGAGGAGAGCGGGAAGAGGTGGAGGAGGCGGAGCTGAAGCCGATGAAGGACCACATAGATCTCGACTCCGCCCAGGCCAAGAAGCCCCCTTCCAAAGACCTCAAGGAGTTCGCGGGCAGCTTTTGGCTTGCCGCCTCCGTCTTCAGCAAGAAGCTTCAGAAATGGCGGAGGAAGCAGAAGTTCAAGAAGCAGGGCGGAGACAAGGCAGCGGCGATGCCGCCGGAGAAACCTCCCAAGTCGTCCCGCGGGTTCCGCGACACCCAGTCGGAGATCGCTGTCGACGCCTTCGGCCGGCGGTCCTGCGACACCGATCCCCGGTTCTCCCTGGACGCCGGCCGGCTCTCCTTGGACGACCCCGGTATTTCGTGGGACGAGCCGAGGGCCTCGTGGGACGGCTATCTCATCGGAGGCCGATCCATGTTCCCTCGCCTCCTTCCCATGATCTCCGTTGTGGAGGACGCCCCCGCCCCCGCCCCCGCTCCTGCTCCCGCTCCCGCTCCCGCTCCCGCTCCCGCCCCTGCCGTCCAGCGGTCGGACGGCCAGATCCCTGTCGAGGAGGACGCTGTTATCCCGGGGGGCTCCACCCAGACCCGGGACTACTACTCGGACACATCTAGCCGCCGTCGTCGGAGCTTCGAGCGGTCGAATTCCGTCCAGAAACCGGTGGTCGAGATCAGCGAGCCAAAGCCAGCCTCCAATGCCAAGGTGTCCCCTGCCGGTGGCGCCGAGTTCTTTCCGTTCCACGCGGGGAGCTTTCTTGATAGGGATTTAAGAGATTTGAGCTCGAACTCTTTGAGGGATGACCGGTCCGAGAGCTTCGAGTCGGCTTACATAGACTCTTGTAAAGGAAGTTCTGCAAAGAAGTCGAGGAGGTGGAGCAAGGCATGGAACATTTGGGGTTTTATACACCGGAGAAGCAGCAGTAGAGGAGGAGCCCGTGTGGTTGAGAGATCCTTCTCGGAGTCATGGCCTGAGCTGCGGGGTTGGGGTTATAATGGCAAGATTTTGCGAAGCAACAGCAGTGTGAGTTCAAGGAGTTCATTCAACGGCAATGGTGGGTTTGGGAGCATGAGGAGGAGCAGTGTGGAGACCAATGGGCATCAGAAGAAGAGGAGGGAGGAGTTTCTGTTGGAGAGGAACCGGAGTGCCAGGTATTCTCCAAGCCACTTTGATAATGGGTTGCTGAGGTTCTACTTGCCACCAATTCAGAGCAACCGGAGGAATGGAAGGTCGGCAAAGGAAAGGCACATGATTTCTCATTCGTTCACCAGAAGCATGCTACGATTGCACTGA